A single genomic interval of Hydractinia symbiolongicarpus strain clone_291-10 chromosome 8, HSymV2.1, whole genome shotgun sequence harbors:
- the LOC130655151 gene encoding m7GpppX diphosphatase-like isoform X2, with product MEPPAKKPLLSKDDVSNKLEGFNVIKVLLNDVKSKRVHVHGKFEDSEDDVIITLVKTPFSAESVECVLSEDTTLKEEFNNDIYSQHSALTKPENNVITAQIIRPATEKHLMKYLDQKLYLLNETAEDYKTKTLPYLETQKFSLNWVYNILDHKTETDRIVCEDPDKKTGFILLPDLKWDGKQTEDLYLVAICHAVDIKSIRDLNRSHLPLLKNLLNKCLETIKDKYAVASDQIRAYFHYYPSYYHLHVHFNHIHHDVGGTSIGKAHLLSDVIDNIENIDGEYYAKKTLPVTLRERDPLLPILTEKLSC from the exons ATGGAGCCACCTGCAAAGAAACCATTACTGTCCAAAGATGATGTATCTAATAAATTAGAGGGTTTTAATGTCATCAAAGTTTTGTTAAATGATGTAAAGTCAAAAAGAGTTCATGTCCATG GTAAATTTGAAGATTCTGAAGATGATGTTATTATAACGTTGGTGAAAACTCCATTTTCTGCAGAATCTGTTGAATGTGTTTTGTCAGAAGATACCACATTGAAGGAAGAATTCAATAATGATATTTATAGTCAACATTCCGCATTAACAAAACCAGAAAATAATGTTATTACAGCTCAAATTATCAGACCTGCAACTGAAAAGCACTTAATGAAATATTTAGaccaaaaactttatttattaaatGAGACTGCAGAagattataaaacaaaaacccTACCTTATCTGGAGACgcaaaaatttagtttaaat tgGGTTTATAATATTCTTGATCATAAAACAGAAACTGATCGAATTGTTTGTGAAGACCCAGACAAAAAGACTGGTTTTATTCTTTTGCCAGATTTGAAATGGGATGGTAAACAAACTGAAGACCTTTACCTTGTAGCCATTTGCCATGCTGTGGATATTAAATCAATCAGAGACCTTAATAGGTCACATCTaccattgttaaaaaatttattaaataaatgcTTA GAAACCATAAAGGATAAATATGCAGTTGCGAGCGACCAGATACGTGCTTATTTTCATTACTACCCTTCGTACTACCATCTTCATGTACATTTTAATCATATCCACCACGACGTAGGAGGGACGTCTATTGGAAAGGCACACCTGCTGAGTGATGTCATCGATAACATTGAAAACATTGATGGTGAATATTATGCGAAAAAAACTTTGCCTGTGACTTTGAGAGAACGTGATCCTTTGTTACCTATACTCACAGAGAAGTTATCGTgctaa
- the LOC130654789 gene encoding uncharacterized protein LOC130654789, with product MQKVKDAIDRLNNALDGLSSSTTSTQNNPNQNIFQSPNSHPSPNLHPSPQHQRILQDFNKQFPALNAGGSRYRPQAKKPRLSNNFIKDTWTHKFCALSYKDTSVSPNTRELMELNQVGLGIEKVVFPSKTGTHAMLLEELTKAYPKLSSQSGGIELLRAESGGINRPLVLIPPRKDGYSISYLKNLVPGHAVIYIRPVQSDLPMEEPTMDSGIEVNCVRCNQKYPLNDLRFHQAYCQLDDDIFPEMIDDEAGPSNEKEVGSTSPHIDTLSAMFPRISKATIQDILRNTKSIDVAANILSEKSASENMSDMLQIKCVDKDMSLKEILNQITSLASENDTITLEIERDNLWMESLRFYKRNLVNSQVMTKKLIIEFKGEDGLDGGAMKTEYFNLLLEEVKNRLFEGENNSLLPVKDITKAVLFKVAGMIIVHSLIAGVDTGFPVLAKPYFLHMCGRDTDSLIESLNKSHIPANATTENLIELIESLDQCKTKDDIDKLLYKDNQKQDVFWSLINSAHWPADKNINKENVPLLVQQLILNDVILSRRNSSDMLFEGLSSCNFLNTIRCHWKVMDQIFCAGYRMIESKEFIKCFSFDEPTSFVETQAKKFFLSFIEKSDIHVWHF from the exons ATGCAGAAAGTGAAAGACGCTATAGACAGACTGAATAATGCATTGGATGGTCTGTCATCATCAACAACAAGTACTCAAAATAATCCAAATCAGAACATCTTCCAGAGTCCAAACTCACATCCAAGTCCAAACTTACATCCAAGTCCACAACATCAGAGAATTCTACAAGATTTCAA TAAGCAATTTCCAGCGTTGAATGCTGGTGGTAGCCGATATCGCCCACAAGCAAAGAAACCACGTCTCTCTAATAACTTCATTAAGGACACATGGACCCATAAATTCTGTGCACTGAGCTACAAAGATACATCAGTTTCACCTAATACACGTGAATTAATGGAGCTAAACCAAGTTGGTCTCGGAattgaaaaagttgtttttccttcCAAAACTGGAACACATGCTATGCTTCTGGAAGAGTTAACAAAAGCTTATCCAAAATTATCATCACAGAGTGGTGGCATTGAACTTCTGAGGGCTGAGAGTGGTGGAATAAACCGACCATTGGTgttgataccaccaagaaaaGATGGTTATTCTATcagctatttaaaaaatttagtaccCGGTCACGCTGTAATATACATCAGACCAGTGCAGAGCGACTTACCAATGGAGGAACCAACTATGGATTCAGGTATTGAAGTTAACTGTGTACGATGTAATCAGAAATATCCGTTAAATGATTTAAGATTCCATCAAGCTTATTGTCAACTTGATGATGACATTTTTCCAGAGATGATAGACGATGAAGCTGGGCCATCGAATGAAAAAGAAGTAGGAAGTACTTCTCCCCATATCGATACTTTGTCGGCAATGTTTCCTCGAATCTCTAAAGCCACAATTCAGGACATTTTACGGAATACCAAATCTATCGATGTGGCAGCCAATATTTTGAGTGAGAAAAGTGCAAGTGAAAATATGTCTGACATGCTGCAAATTAAATGTGTAGATAAGGACAtgtctttaaaagaaattctcaATCAAATTACATCTCTTGCTTCAGAAAATGATACAATCACTTTGGAAATTGAACGTGACAATCTTTGGATGGAATCCTTGAGATTTTACAAAAGGAACCTTGTGAATTCTCAAGTTATGACCAAAAAATTGATCATTGAGTTTAAAGGAGAGGACGGCCTTGATGGTGGGGCAATGAAAACCGAATATTTCAACCTTTTGTTAGAAGAAGTTAAAAATCGTCTATTTGAAGGTGAAAATAACAGTTTGTTGCCTGTGAAAGACATCACAAAAGCTGTGCTTTTCAAAGTTGCTGGTATGATTATCGTACATTCATTGATTGCTGGTGTTGACACCGGCTTCCCAGTATTAGCAAAACCATACTTTTTACACATGTGTGGTAGAGATACCGACAGTTTGATTGAAAGTTTGAATAAAAGCCACATACCAGCAAATGCAACAACTGAAAATTTGATTGAATTGATTGAATCACTTGATCAATGTAAAACAAAGGACGATATAGACAAACTGCTTTACAAGGACAATCAGAAGCAAGATGTGTTTTGGTCACTTATTAATTCTGCGCATTGGCCTGCCGACAAGAATATTAACAAAGAAAATGTCCCATTACTGGTTCAACAACTCATTTTGAATGATGTGATATTGTCACGCCGAAACTCTTCAGACATGTTATTCGAAGGTTTGAGCTCGTGCAATTTCTTGAATACGATTCGGTGTCATTGGAAAGTTATGGATCAAATATTTTGTGCTGGTTATCGCATGATTGAGAGTAAAGAATTTATCAAATGTTTTAGTTTTGACGAACCAACTTCCTTCGTGGAGACACAggcaaagaaattttttctgtCGTTTATTGAAAAAAGTGACATTCACGTCTGGCATTTTTAG
- the LOC130653894 gene encoding uncharacterized protein LOC130653894, whose protein sequence is MSEGNTKKKHKRSQGKQCAAWGCNNRSLVEFENELISSTISFFKFPKDSGTRKVWCSRIKRIDGQDNFRVTSHTVLCEKHFAKSDIIKAPGGTRRRLRDGAKPTLFENVEDFSKRKAPVNRPSPRKKFRETSTLIPDETDIGDDSTEFVAEPDFIMREEPDIEMLKHKLMEKISTVKIKFVENVLSSDASCKHYTGIPNIEVFKELLIFLNPGQNGENVILYNNQDVKGFSDRGRPRTLSPLESFLLTLVRMRRNFDVCHLSYLFEVSEGTVTNTFQTWVNYMYVKLGTICIWPSRSQVQENMPASMKERFANVRCIIDCVEFKIAVPSSLYLHKMMYSEYKSHTTVKVLVGIAPGGGFTFISSAYPGSISDKDIVVKSGLLFPELWQAGDAIMADRGFLIEDYVKPLGVELIMPSFLKGREQFSESEVVKSQQIASERIHVERMIQRLKCFRIFDRVIPVNMLNSLNQIISVCGILTNFQDPILK, encoded by the exons atgtcgGAGGGGAAtacgaagaaaaaacataaaagatcTCAAGGAAAGCAATGTGCTGCCTGGGGATGCAATAATCGTAGCCTGGTTGAATTTGAAAATGAATTAATATCTTCAaccataagtttttttaaatttccgaaAGATTCAGGAACAAGGAAAGTGTGGTGCAGCCGAATTAAACGTATTGATGGACAAGACAACTTTAGAGTAACCAGCCATACTGTGCTGTGCGAAAAACACTTTGCAAAAAGTGATATAATAAAAGCCCCTGGAGGGACACGCCGCAGATTGAGAGATGGAGCCAAACCTACACTATTTGAAAATGTGGAGGATTTTAGCAAAAGAAAAGCTCCTGTTAACAGACCATCTCCTcgaaaaaaatttagagaaacatCCACTCTAATTCCTGATGAGACTGATATAGGGGATGATTCCACTGAATTTGTAGCTGAGCCAGACTTTATTATGAGGGAGGAACCAGAc ATAGAAATGTTGAAACACAAACTCATGGAAAAAATTTCtacagttaaaataaaatttgtcgaAAATGTTTTGTCATCTGATGCATCATGTAAACATTACACTGGCATACCAAACATCGAAGTGTTTaaagaattattaatttttttaaacccagGACAAAATGGAGAAAATGTTATTCTTTACAATAATCAAGATGTCAAAGGTTTTAGTGATAGAGGTAGACCACGTACGCTGTCCCCTCttgaaagttttttattgaCCCTTGTTAGAATGCGAAGAAACTTTGATGTTTGccatttatcatatttgtttGAAGTGTCTGAAGGTACTGTAACAAATACTTTTCAAACGTGGGTAAATTATATGTATGTTAAGCTCGGAACAATATGCATTTGGCCTTCCCGCAGTCAAGTTCAAGAAAATATGCCAGCTAGTATGAAAGAAAGATTTGCAAACGTACGATGCATTATAGATTGTGTAGAGTTTAAAATTGCAGTGCCTTCATCTttatatttacacaaaatgATGTACTCAGAATACAAAAGTCACACCACCGTTAAAGTACTTGTTGGCATTGCTCCTGGTGGAGGTTTCACATTTATATCGAGTGCCTACCCCGGTAGCATCTCAGATAAAGATATTGTTGTCAAAAGTGGTTTATTATTTCCAGAACTTTGGCAGGCAGGAGATGCTATTATGGCTGATCGAGGTTTTTTGATAGAGGACTATGTAAAACCTCTTGGTGTGGAATTAATTATGCCATCATTTTTGAAAGGACGCGAGCAATTTTCAGAGTCTGAAGTAGTCAAAAGTCAACAAATAGCATCAGAAAGAATTCATGTGGAAAGAATGATTCAACGACTCAAATGTTTTCGAATATTCGATCGAGTTATTCCAGTAAACATGTTGAACTCCCTGAATCAAATTATTTCGGTATGTGGTATTCTCACAAATTTTCAAGACCCTAttttaaagtaa
- the LOC130654519 gene encoding uncharacterized protein LOC130654519 produces MRIILLKVFCVILSVHFISCELLFPFKEFFNFTKQHISDFKFSDILCRYNSYPSGCSCENACTRRNDCCIDKFWSQVQPMNLSTYIDFFVDKMTTAAEKRMKLKQVPLITTRTLKKSYLVGSEYINAITSCPDTATREAKRLCESTDAAIVDSILPVEDGESFYYRNKFCAECNQVQSYHNVHVQIHCATRSLDNFTLITNKTNCWFSRSKHDSFIIRQFPHVRRCGRSRYNSFCSIYKGVIGSFYNYHCALCNGYDESNIITVPISFPVTVSTKWSKIISLRPSFMRDYVEKTVRKSSGLSTQITKQRFEISYCKRGQVLDIAQDKCVDYLCAYGYTKTKGRCVKREINISVGNFSLLTHTLLNSSLLVCIKTTRNVSLELMMPTFTNVSRDGMEDTTTFTVRNVKHLEETINSLLKLNSTQNSIQNIFVSTTNGFGRNMFDVFPSGKRCAISEQVEVTDVNFTRKLDIILQNKTIEYKDIKPLITIAEGKIARLVKICRHYYLSSNCPLKKLTNYVISGADKKLTVVNSSRILSVNQYVPFEDGVAVCIETGINLFKRFYTKPSWLRKVNATEAYTTLCGTILSLLSYIFVIKLFIRRSMNVPKQLITTLCCTLLISDSVFLLSNVVSNNKIACKGVAIALHTFLLLSHFIAATIAYEFSSTFKIKMVNKPIVSFKRFINYIIFSVSMSVLIVATTNVLNEFHVVDVKYGVNGECWIASLYGRVFAYIVPAICVYLFSIVALLYALHNIHVVTKLSNIALNKVETEKHRSGRIAFKLVVYLGIIEIFGLIQISKHNLSNNELIFNSVFQMLFTIIRSFRGVFICTLVSRKSWFKRQCT; encoded by the coding sequence atgagaataatattattaaaagttttttgtgttattttatcTGTACATTTTATTTCATGTGAACTTTTATTTCCATTTAAAGAGTTCTTTAATTTTACAAAGCAGCATATATCAGACTTTAAATTCTCTGACATCCTGTGTCGATATAATTCGTATCCATCTGGCTGTTCGTGCGAGAACGCGTGTACTCGACGTAACGATTGCTGTATCGATAAATTTTGGTCGCAAGTCCAACCGATGAATTTGTCTACATACATAGATTTTTTTGTCGATAAAATGACTACAGCTGCTGAGAAAAGAATGAAATTGAAACAGGTTCCTTTGATCACTACAAGAACGTTAAAGAAAAGCTACCTTGTGGGATCAGAGTATATTAACGCAATTACATCGTGCCCTGACACAGCAACACGTGAAGCAAAAAGGTTATGCGAAAGTACAGACGCTGCGATTGTTGATAGCATTCTCCCTGTAGAAGACGGTGAAAGTTTTTATTACCGAAACAAATTTTGTGCTGAATGTAACCAGGTCCAATCCTATCATAATGTGCATGTTCAAATACATTGCGCGACAAGAAGTCTCGATAACTTTACATTGATTACCAACAAGACAAATTGTTGGTTTTCTCGTAGCAAACATGATTCATTTATAATACGCCAGTTTCCACATGTACGGAGATGTGGGCGTTCTCGGTACAACTCGTTCTGCTCAATTTACAAGGGTGTAATAGGAAGTTTCTACAATTATCATTGTGCTCTGTGTAATGGTTATGATGAATCCAATATAATTACCGTTCCAATTTCATTCCCTGTAACCGTTTCAACTAAATGGTCAAAAATCATATCGTTGCGGCCATCTTTCATGAGAGACTATGTAGAGAAAACTGTGAGAAAGTCTTCCGGTCTGTCCACCCAAATCACAAAACAACGGTTTGAAATATCGTACTGTAAGAGGGGACAAGTTCTTGACATTGCACAAGATAAATGTGTCGACTATTTATGTGCATATGGCTACACCAAAACAAAAGGGCGCTGCGTCAAAAGGGAGATCAATATATCGGTTGGAAATTTCTCCTTGTTGACGCACACATTATTAAACTCTTCTTTGCTTGTATGTATAAAAACTACACGAAATGTTTCATTAGAACTGATGATGCCAACATTTACCAATGTAAGCCGAGACGGTATGGAAGATACAACCACTTTTACAGTTAGAAATGTGAAACATCTTGAGGAAACCATCAATAGCTTGTTAAAACTTAATTCAACACAGAACAgcattcaaaacatttttgtgagtACTACAAATGGATTTGGGAGGAACATGTTTGATGTTTTTCCAAGCGGAAAACGCTGTGCGATTTCCGAGCAGGTTGAAGTCACTGACGTTAACTTTACCAGAAAATTGGATATTATACTGCAAAACAAAACCATTGAATACAAAGATATAAAACCATTAATCACGATTGCAGAAGGCAAAATTGCAAGACTGGTAAAAATTTGCCGTCACTATTACCTTAGCTCTAATTGTCCGTTGAAAAAATTGACCAATTACGTCATCTCGGGTGCCGACAAGAAACTGACCGTCGTCAACTCCTCGCGCATCTTATCGGTCAACCAGTACGTTCCGTTTGAAGATGGCGTAGCAGTATGTATTGAAACAGGGATCAATTTGTTTAAAAGGTTTTACACCAAACCCAGTTGGCTTCGAAAAGTTAATGCAACGGAAGCATATACCACTCTCTGTGGAACAATACTTAGCTTACTTTCATATATTTTTGtcataaaattatttatcaGACGATCCATGAACGTTCCAAAGCAGCTGATAACGACGCTCTGCTGTACGTTACTGATATCTGACAGCgtatttttactttcaaatgttGTTTCAAATAATAAAATCGCTTGTAAAGGTGTAGCAATAGCTCTACatacatttttgttattatcaCATTTCATTGCAGCTACCATAGCTTACGAATTTTCATCAACATTTAAGATAAAAATGGTGAACAAACCCATAGTCAGTTTCAAGCGATTCATAAACTATATCATTTTCTCTGTCAGTATGTCTGTGTTAATTGTAGCAACAACGAATGTTTTAAATGAATTTCATGTTGTTGATGTGAAATATGGAGTGAACGGGGAATGTTGGATAGCTAGCTTGTATGGAAGGGTGTTTGCATATATTGTACCTGCTATATGTGTCTATTTGTTTTCCATAGTCGCTTTGCTTTACGCTCTGCACAATATACACGTTGTCACTAAGCTAAGTAACATTGCCTTGAACAAAGTTGAAACAGAAAAACACAGGTCGGGAAGAATTGCTTTCAAGTTAGTTGTATATCTTGGAATAATCGAAATATTTGGACTAATTCAAATCAGTAAACACAACTTATCGAACAACGAATTAATATTCAACTCTGTGTTTCAGATGTTATTTACGATAATTCGAAGTTTCAGAGGAGTATTTATATGCACTTTGGTGTCCCGAAAGAGTTGGTTTAAGCGACAATGTACATGA
- the LOC130654698 gene encoding uncharacterized protein LOC130654698 produces the protein MGGSSPEKTIEVLTDVREMREPPKSQNIYRNMSEESQFQWYYKIQTLPRVNEERLRILKQYRKLKSHWLYLGKIINISEFLIGTVWSYLMLILFSETFSDYTFMLLNKGKILNDFVCHQLDFLEIQLKKADTSALYRTGGMLNRCGLCIWLSFRIAFFFPRIYWKMFVSFYNILLEETSEDYKLFRCTFFTPPVAALRKSLRKNKNRSPSRKRKHDDLTAGEQSLPEYLVCIKNYSEECDPDYIPDSDGEDTENTSASERSHIESEAEDETEEEEEIEETNIELQKEVLDVESNENVPFVS, from the exons ATGGGTGGCT CGTCTCCGGAAAAGACCATTGAAGTATTAACGGACGTTCGTGAAATGAGAGAACCACCGAAAAGCCAAAATATTTACAGAAACATGTCTGAGGAATCACAGTTTCAGTGGTATTACAAAATACAAACTTTGCCTCGTGTAAATGAAGAACGTTTAAGAATTCTAAAGCAGTACAGAAAGTTGAAGTCACATTGGTTGTATCTTGGAAAAATCATCAACATTTCCGAATTTCTAATTGGCACAGTATGGTCGTATTTGATGCTGATTCTGTTCTCGGAAACATTTTCGGATTACACTTTCATGTTGTTAAACAAGG GTAAAATATTGAATGATTTCGTGTGTCATCAACTCGACTTCCTGGAAATTCAGTTAAAAAAG gcTGACACCAGCGCTTTATACCGCACTGGTGGAATGTTAAATCGTTGTGGCTTGTGTATTTGGTTATCATTTCGCATTGCGTTCTTTTTTCCTCGAATTTATTGGAAaatgtttgtttctttttataatattttactaGAGGAGACATCAGAAGATTACAAGTTATTTAGATGTACATTTTTTACTCCACCAGTTGCCGCCCTTCGCAAAAGTTTgcgaaaaaacaaaaatcgaTCTCCAAGCAGAAAGCGCAAGCATGATGACCTCACAGCTGGAGAACAAAGTCTGCCAGAGTATCTTGtttgcataaaaaattattcggaaGAATGTGACCCGGATTATATTCCCGATTCTGATGGGGAGGATACGGAAAATACATCTGCAAGCGAGAGAAGTCATATTGAAAGTGAAGCAGAAGATGAaactgaagaagaagaagaaattgaaGAAACAAATATTGAGTTACAGAAAGAAGTTCTCGATGTTGAATCTAATGAAAATGTTCCATTCGTGTCTTAA
- the LOC130655385 gene encoding adhesion G protein-coupled receptor L2-like: protein MVALCISLFISDSIFLLSNIARSYKNACTCVAILLHFFLLTSHVLTAATAFEFASTFRSRPVARPSKSLKRFVLYCAVAVVCSIIVVLITFILNEIDASYIQYGGKAACWIGNLYGRVFSYIAPVVFVYIFSAVALTYAIRNIHEVNKLNHSAMPKQDKNRYSSGRIAFKLIVYLGIIEIFGIIQISKDNLSNNELIFNSVFQMLFTIIRSFRGVFILMLILSAKKSSWLKSLSTKRIRITLNRNKPNLDTSKCTVESNQSVTTKL from the coding sequence ATGGTAGCGTTGTGCATATCATTATTCATATCTGACAGCATTTTCTTACTCTCGAATATAGCAAGAAGTTATAAAAATGCTTGTACTTGTGTTGCAATTCTTCTACACTTCTTTCTTCTCACATCACACGTTCTAACCGCCGCGACCGCGTTTGAATTCGCTTCAACGTTCCGATCAAGACCAGTAGCAAGGCCGTCAAAATCTTTGAAACGATTTGTTTTATACTGCGCAGTGGCTGTTGTTTGCTCAATAATAGTTGTTTTAATAACATTCATACTAAACGAAATTGATGCAAGTTACATTCAATATGGCGGAAAAGCTGCATGTTGGATAGGAAATCTTTACGGACGAGTGTTTTCCTATATCGCACCAGtggtttttgtttacatattttctGCTGTTGCACTGACATATGCTATACGTAACATCCACGAAGTAAACAAGTTAAATCATAGCGCGATGCCAAAACAGGATAAAAACAGATATAGTTCAGGGAGAATTGCTTTCAAGTTGATTGTATATCTTGGCATAATcgaaatattcggaataattcAAATCAGTAAAGACAACTTATCGAACAACGAATTAATATTCAACTCTGTGTTTCAGATGTTATTTACGATAATTCGAAGTTTCAGAGGAGTGTTTATTTTGATGTTGATATTATCAGCTAAAAAATCAAGCTGGTTAAAATCGTTAAGTACAAAACGAATCAGGATAACATTGAACAGAAACAAGCCAAACTTAGATACAAGTAAATGTACAGTTGAAAGTAATCAAAGCGTGACAACGAAACTATAA
- the LOC130655151 gene encoding m7GpppX diphosphatase-like isoform X1, with translation MEPPAKKPLLSKDDVSNKLEGFNVIKVLLNDVKSKRVHVHGLYCLAFTGICNFHCSVINRFSNCISSSKFEDSEDDVIITLVKTPFSAESVECVLSEDTTLKEEFNNDIYSQHSALTKPENNVITAQIIRPATEKHLMKYLDQKLYLLNETAEDYKTKTLPYLETQKFSLNWVYNILDHKTETDRIVCEDPDKKTGFILLPDLKWDGKQTEDLYLVAICHAVDIKSIRDLNRSHLPLLKNLLNKCLETIKDKYAVASDQIRAYFHYYPSYYHLHVHFNHIHHDVGGTSIGKAHLLSDVIDNIENIDGEYYAKKTLPVTLRERDPLLPILTEKLSC, from the exons ATGGAGCCACCTGCAAAGAAACCATTACTGTCCAAAGATGATGTATCTAATAAATTAGAGGGTTTTAATGTCATCAAAGTTTTGTTAAATGATGTAAAGTCAAAAAGAGTTCATGTCCATG gcttgtATTGTCTAGCATTTACGGGAATATGCAATTTCCACTGTTCTGTGATTAACCGCTTTTCCAACTGCATCTCGTCAA GTAAATTTGAAGATTCTGAAGATGATGTTATTATAACGTTGGTGAAAACTCCATTTTCTGCAGAATCTGTTGAATGTGTTTTGTCAGAAGATACCACATTGAAGGAAGAATTCAATAATGATATTTATAGTCAACATTCCGCATTAACAAAACCAGAAAATAATGTTATTACAGCTCAAATTATCAGACCTGCAACTGAAAAGCACTTAATGAAATATTTAGaccaaaaactttatttattaaatGAGACTGCAGAagattataaaacaaaaacccTACCTTATCTGGAGACgcaaaaatttagtttaaat tgGGTTTATAATATTCTTGATCATAAAACAGAAACTGATCGAATTGTTTGTGAAGACCCAGACAAAAAGACTGGTTTTATTCTTTTGCCAGATTTGAAATGGGATGGTAAACAAACTGAAGACCTTTACCTTGTAGCCATTTGCCATGCTGTGGATATTAAATCAATCAGAGACCTTAATAGGTCACATCTaccattgttaaaaaatttattaaataaatgcTTA GAAACCATAAAGGATAAATATGCAGTTGCGAGCGACCAGATACGTGCTTATTTTCATTACTACCCTTCGTACTACCATCTTCATGTACATTTTAATCATATCCACCACGACGTAGGAGGGACGTCTATTGGAAAGGCACACCTGCTGAGTGATGTCATCGATAACATTGAAAACATTGATGGTGAATATTATGCGAAAAAAACTTTGCCTGTGACTTTGAGAGAACGTGATCCTTTGTTACCTATACTCACAGAGAAGTTATCGTgctaa